The proteins below are encoded in one region of Pirellulales bacterium:
- a CDS encoding STAS domain-containing protein, whose protein sequence is MRFETISNDGDVTSLTACGQITQSAFDHEEEPLAEQFGEGVYTTRVLLGLQGADYMDSRGVGWLLKCHRRFRRAGGIFVIHSMPPVIRDVLKVLHLDTILNVENDEQAARERALATANE, encoded by the coding sequence ATGCGCTTCGAGACCATATCAAATGACGGGGATGTGACCAGCCTCACGGCCTGTGGGCAGATTACGCAGAGTGCCTTCGATCATGAGGAAGAGCCGCTTGCCGAACAGTTTGGCGAAGGCGTGTACACCACGCGGGTACTATTGGGCCTGCAAGGGGCCGATTACATGGATTCCCGCGGCGTTGGCTGGCTGCTGAAATGCCACCGTCGTTTTCGACGCGCCGGTGGCATATTCGTCATTCACTCGATGCCCCCCGTGATTCGCGACGTGCTCAAAGTGCTGCACCTGGATACGATCCTGAATGTCGAAAACGACGAGCAGGCGGCACGCGAAAGGGCCCTCGCGACAGCCAATGAGTGA
- the ftsH gene encoding ATP-dependent zinc metalloprotease FtsH, producing the protein MPARPRPTTFWLVLPLIVGSVFAVFYLTSDQTKRSRIPYGFFLEQLKADNVSQVRINNAKIRGSFKKIPEPPAEEEGQPKTARSLQQDFYADVSPLAGQDLDRLLSEKLHDRYDADEVTDGTMTVMLFYLGMTVLLLVVMWVMYRRARDQFMGGGILAGFSKSPAKRYDTGKKRTTFADVAGLEGVKQDLSEVVEFLKSPQKFQRLGGRIPKGTLLMGPPGTGKTLLAKAVAGEANVPFFSINGSEFIQMFVGVGAGRVRDMFKTAKEAAPCILFIDEIDAVGRVRGAGLGGGHDEREQTLNQILSEMDGFSPNEAVIVLAATNRPDVLDPALLRPGRFDRHVTVDRPNLKARMAIFKVHCRDVPLDDNVDIERLAGGTVGLTGADIRNLVNEAALWATRQGKDKVSMDDFEVARDKILMGPKREEVLTGKEKEMTAYHESGHALLAWIVPGGDRLHKVTIIPRGRALGVTQLLPEEDRLNIGETELHARLVFMLGGRAAEKLVFDEYSAGAEDDLKRATQLARRMVTHWGMSERLGPVAYRTSEEHPFLGKEFHEQREFSEHTAQLIDEEVSHILHAAANRARQLLEENRGKLDMMSRELCEREILDEKEIEAIIGPSPNRASANGHVVAPHKTPVEAVQVDSSAHPS; encoded by the coding sequence GTGCCTGCGCGGCCCCGGCCCACGACCTTTTGGCTGGTGCTGCCGTTGATTGTGGGCAGCGTTTTCGCGGTGTTCTATCTCACCAGCGATCAGACGAAGCGTTCGAGAATTCCCTACGGATTCTTTCTCGAGCAGCTCAAGGCGGACAACGTCTCACAGGTGCGCATCAACAACGCCAAGATTCGCGGCAGCTTTAAAAAGATCCCCGAACCTCCCGCCGAAGAAGAAGGCCAACCCAAAACGGCGCGTTCCTTGCAACAAGACTTTTATGCCGACGTGAGCCCGCTGGCGGGGCAAGACCTCGATCGGCTGTTGTCGGAAAAACTGCACGATCGTTACGACGCCGACGAAGTCACTGATGGCACGATGACCGTGATGCTCTTTTACCTGGGCATGACGGTGCTCTTGCTGGTCGTAATGTGGGTCATGTATCGCCGCGCCCGCGATCAGTTCATGGGAGGCGGGATTCTCGCCGGCTTCAGTAAGAGCCCGGCCAAGCGTTACGACACGGGCAAAAAGCGAACGACGTTCGCCGATGTGGCTGGTCTGGAGGGTGTCAAGCAAGACCTCAGTGAAGTTGTCGAGTTCTTGAAGAGCCCGCAAAAGTTCCAGCGTCTGGGAGGCCGGATTCCCAAGGGGACGCTGTTGATGGGGCCTCCAGGCACAGGCAAGACGTTGCTCGCCAAGGCCGTCGCCGGTGAAGCAAACGTGCCGTTTTTCTCGATCAACGGCTCTGAATTCATTCAGATGTTTGTCGGCGTCGGCGCCGGGCGGGTTCGCGACATGTTCAAAACCGCCAAAGAGGCCGCGCCGTGCATTTTGTTTATCGACGAGATCGACGCCGTCGGGCGCGTCCGCGGCGCCGGATTGGGCGGCGGTCATGACGAGCGCGAACAAACGTTGAATCAGATCCTCAGCGAGATGGACGGTTTCAGCCCGAATGAGGCCGTGATCGTGTTGGCGGCCACCAATCGGCCGGACGTGCTCGATCCGGCGCTATTGCGTCCGGGGCGATTCGATCGGCACGTTACCGTCGATCGGCCGAATCTCAAGGCGCGGATGGCGATCTTCAAGGTACATTGCCGCGACGTACCGCTGGACGATAACGTCGATATCGAACGTCTTGCCGGCGGAACGGTGGGGCTGACCGGCGCTGATATCCGCAACCTGGTTAACGAGGCCGCCTTGTGGGCCACGCGCCAGGGCAAGGACAAAGTCAGCATGGACGATTTCGAGGTCGCCCGCGACAAGATTCTGATGGGCCCCAAGCGCGAAGAAGTGCTCACCGGCAAAGAAAAAGAAATGACCGCCTACCACGAGTCGGGGCACGCGCTGTTGGCTTGGATCGTGCCGGGTGGCGATCGATTGCATAAAGTAACGATCATTCCCCGCGGTCGAGCTCTGGGGGTGACGCAACTCTTGCCGGAAGAAGATCGGCTTAATATCGGCGAGACCGAGCTACACGCCCGGCTGGTCTTCATGTTAGGGGGGCGGGCGGCAGAGAAACTGGTTTTCGACGAATACAGCGCCGGCGCCGAGGACGATTTGAAACGTGCCACACAGTTGGCGCGCCGCATGGTGACCCATTGGGGGATGAGCGAGCGACTTGGCCCAGTGGCCTATCGCACCAGCGAAGAGCATCCGTTCCTGGGAAAGGAATTTCACGAGCAGCGCGAGTTCAGCGAGCACACGGCGCAACTCATCGACGAGGAAGTCTCGCACATCCTGCACGCCGCCGCGAACAGGGCACGGCAGCTATTGGAGGAAAATCGCGGTAAGCTCGATATGATGTCGCGCGAGTTGTGTGAGCGAGAGATTCTCGACGAAAAAGAGATCGAAGCGATCATCGGGCCATCGCCTAATCGAGCCAGTGCCAACGGCCACGTCGTGGCGCCGCATAAAAC
- a CDS encoding NUDIX domain-containing protein produces MSDVPRRPARRGSVAVILRNQALLVIRRAEGISAPGKYCFPGGGIERNETEEQALVRELREELSIAVTPVRRLWRSKTQWGIDLAWWLADLAEDAQPIANPAEVQSIHWFTVEQLELLDGLLDSNREFLQVLRADRSLAI; encoded by the coding sequence ATGAGTGATGTCCCCCGGCGGCCCGCGCGGCGCGGTTCCGTGGCCGTGATCTTACGCAATCAAGCGTTGCTCGTAATTCGCCGAGCCGAAGGCATTTCCGCACCCGGCAAATATTGCTTTCCCGGCGGCGGCATCGAAAGGAATGAAACCGAAGAGCAAGCGCTCGTGCGCGAGCTGCGCGAGGAACTTTCGATCGCTGTGACACCCGTGCGCCGACTATGGCGCAGCAAAACGCAATGGGGTATCGATCTGGCGTGGTGGCTAGCCGACTTGGCAGAGGATGCCCAGCCGATTGCCAATCCTGCCGAAGTGCAGAGCATCCACTGGTTCACCGTCGAGCAGTTGGAATTGCTCGATGGTTTACTCGACAGCAACCGCGAGTTCTTACAAGTCCTGCGCGCGGATCGCTCGCTGGCGATATAG